The segment TTAAATCATTTTCTAGGCTTAAGTTGTTCGATAAAATCCTATTTGGTCTAACGCAAATTTCATTGGTTGGATATATGTAAGTTCAGTACAAATTTTGACAGTAATGAAGTTACAAAACAATGTTGAAAAATGAATTCCCAATATGGTCAGAGTCTGGTTGGAGAAGATTCAATTCGGCTTTTTGGTGGGATGGCTTGGGAGAAGAAATTTTATCTAGTGAATTGAGATATTATTTGGATGGAAAAAAGGGTAAAGAAGGGTTGGGGATCAAAACTTCTTATACCTTGTAAAAGGCTTTGTTGGgaaaatggttgtggaggttatTGAGCTTAGTGATCTTTGGAGATGGGTGAAGAATGTAAACTTTATTGTTAAATCTTTCTATATTTCCTTGTCCTCAAGGAGTTCCTTACTAAGGAGGTGTGGAATTTTAGGGCACCTCATAAAGTGTGTTCCTTTCTTAAGGAAGCTGCTGAGGAAAGAATTCTGACTATTGATCAAACTTATGAGAAAAGGGGTGGTCATTGATTAACAAGTGTTGCTTGTGTAAGAATTGAGAGTTGACAAATCATATTCTCATACAATAGTAAGGATTACCTTCTTTGAGGCCTTTCCTCTTAGTGTTTGGATTTCAGATGTTGCTTGTGTAAGAATTGGAAGTTGACAAATCATGCTTTTTGATAggtgaactttttttttcctttttccttttcttttctttttctttttcctttttttttgaaatCGCCATTGGAACATGAACTTGGGACCTCCCACGTTCCCACCCTCATATGTAGTAAGAATCACTTGCTTTGAGACCTTTTGCTCCCCTCGTTTTGGATTTTCATGGGGCATTCCTATGGTCTGTCAGAAAGTGACTATTTGAGTGGCACGTAGAGGGGTGGGCAAGCAGTGGAGGAAATTGTGGGAGTTAGCCCCTTTTTGCTTGTTTTGATGCATCTGTAGGCTGCATTGTATCTGAGttttttgaaacttacaaaaaaaattgtatctgAGTTTTTTGAAGAGGTAGAGTGCTCTTCTCGAAGTGTCTTTTGTTAGTTCTTGGTTTGAGTGGTCTAAAgctgaatttttgttttttaattctttgCTTGAGTGGTCTAAGGTTTGGAGTTGGAACTTTAATATTACACTTTTGAGTTTTATAGATGGAACTAGTTAAGGGTTAGGGGTTGTGgtcttttgtcatttttcttcCTCGCCTTCGCCCTTGGTGATCCCATATACACTTCTTGTCTTCACCCTTGGTTGTGTCATATATTCTTTTTTGCCTTCATATGTTTTGGACATTAGACAAATGTGTCTCTGAATGCATATCTGTCCTTTGTTTCCACAACACCAATAAAGCTACATATAATGTCATATTAGATCCATGATCAAAAAACCTAAAACCAAAAACCAATTTGTTGACATATGTTTCAACTTGAGTCACAACATCAAATTTTTGCAGCTCAACACTTTCATCATCAAAACAAAAGGGTGATCGGAAAGCAGATCTCCTTGAAGTAAATCTCTCAAACTTGGGAAAGAAAACTGTTGCTGACCATTGACCCATGGAAGTAGCTCTGAAGAGTTTATATACTTCAGCTGGACTATCTGGCCTTTAGTTGGATTGTTCAACTCCATttggttaatatttttatatgcttattTAAGGAAACAGACGTAAATATACTAAACCATAATATGCTAGCACTCATGGATCTGCTTATCTGCTAAGTTGTACTAAAGTGTGTATGTGTGTGCATATGTGTGCTAGCATTTATGGAGTTTCTGATCTGCTAAGTGGTACTAATATGTTTGTATGTTCGTGTATTTGCATTAAAAGCCTTGAGGTTCTCTTATGTTTCTTAGTACTCACTAGTCTTGTATTTGTTAAACTATTCCTTCTGAGGATGCCTTCTGCAATAAAATCTGTAGACAAATTGTTGCTGAGACATTTTTGTGTGATATACTTATGATTTTGGTGCTCTATTTTTCAGGTAGTTTTGACCTTGCTTGTAGTGATATGGGGCCTTCGACTGGGAATTTTTCTGTTAATGAGGTGTGGATGAGAATAACATTACATAAAATCACACTTTCCATTCTACATGGGATTCTACAAATTGCCCTCATTTGAGCTATTCTCATTTTGTTTGATTACTACTTCTTGAATACCCAatgttcttgaaaaaaaaaatgtacaattGGCTGCTCTTATAAACTTCCTTTGAATGTCACTAGTATTAAGTAAATCCCACAGCAGCCTTGATGCACAGCTCCTCTTCTCTAATTCCATAAGAACTACCTTTTTAATCTCCTCTCATGGTACAAGTactgttttaaaaatcggactgGACCACATGATTGAAACATCAATTTTATTACTCTCCTCAATAAGGCTGCCCAGTGTTATTATGGATTATATAACCAGGGTTGAGAATTGGGGGGGTCACGCCCTAGCCTCATCGACCTAAGCGTTTactgttttaaaaattgaactGGACCAGAAGATTGATACATCAGTTTTATTACCCTCCTCAATTAAGGCTGCTCAGTGTTATTATGGATTCTATAACTTTTGCAACATTACTTCCTGCCACCGTAGAGAACAGGAAAGAATCCTCTTTATGAAAATGGCAGTTGGGTAATGATTTCAATAATGATTATAATGTTCTCTATCTTCTTATCAGGATTTTGCAATGGGGTGAGGATAGGCGCTTTGATGAAATGCGCAGTAATTTGGGGAAATTGGCAGTTTTCTGGACATTTCAGGTTTTCTAGCTTCCTCTGTTTCATCCTAGTGTTATCTATTCATTGTCTTGCCTGTTCATGGTTTTTGACAGCAATTTGTATTTTACCCAAGTTTTGTTATAAACCTATTTCTCACTTATGGCAGGCTGTCTGGGTATGGACTGTGAGTTTACCTGTGACAATAGTTAATGCTAGTGGCAGAGATCCATCTCTTCAAGCTGCAGACATAATTGGTTGGATTATGTGGTCAGTGGGAATTACAATTGAAGCTTCTGCGGATCAGCAAAAGTTGTCATTCAAGAATTCCCcagaaaatagaggaaagtgGTGTAATGTTGGAGTCTGGAAATACACCCGTCATCCAAACTATTTTGGTGAGGTTAGTGCTACCATCTCTCTTAATTCACACTTTTTGTGGAACTGATGCTCCACATGCACCTGTACTAACAAAAGCCAGAGTTATGTTAGCTCCTCAACTTGAGGGCCTGACTGACAACAAATTAACTGCAGTCTTGGAGCATTGTAGTAGCTGGATTTGTCTCAGTtcgaaaaaaaatgaaaatcatgcTTGTTTAGGCTGTCAAATTGGAAAACAGTTGTGTTAGATTTCACTTTCTTGATTTCATTTCCATAGAAATGAAAGGAAGGATGATGAATGTTGTGATGAATGTTGTCGACAGATTTTGCTTTGGTGGGGAATCTTTGTTGCTTCCACCCCTGTCCTGGAAGGTGCAGAATGGCTTGTAATCCTTGGACCAATCTTCCTCACATTGTTGCTTCTTTTTGTCAGTGGCATACCATTGCTTGAGGTTTGTTTCTCCTGCCTTCAGTTCAAGTACAAATATCATGCCACTTGAGTATTTGCTCATGTTGTACAACGTGGATGGAAGCAGGAATCAGCAGATAAGAAGTTCGGCAATGTGGCTGGATACAGGCTCTATAAAAGCACAACTAGGTCAGATTCGTcagtttgttttttaaaactcatttattCCTCGTAGTATTATTTTGAAGAGAGAAATCAAGTTACTAAACCTAAAATTTATGCATTCCAGCCCTCTTTTTCCACTCCCCCCTATGGTGTATGGGAACTTGCCTGCATGGTTCAAAACAACATTCCTCCTTGAGTTGCCTTTCTACAGTCGAAATCTTCCTCAAGAAGGACAAAACTGGTAAACTACAATCTGCTGCAAACATTATTATGTGTTCTTTATAATGTTTCATGCAAAGACTGTAAATATGTTGAtgcattatattttaaatatctcAAGGCATTTACCTGAGCATATCACAGAACTTGCCGTATCTTCTTTGCATGTGTTCTATTATCCTGGTGACAATGAACAGCAGAGGAAATTTTGGATTCACAATTTTTTCCTATGCCCAGTGTTTCTCTGGAGCCAGAATATTTCTTagaaattatttcctttttccttttaccACTTCCCTTAAAAGCACATGAGATTCCCATCCTTATCTGTAATATCTCTCTATCAATGAGTTCTTGCAAGTATGGAGAAGTGGGTTCAGACAGAATATTTTATCCAAAACCCTGGTCTGAGTTGGTTCTATTCATTCTAAATAGTCATAACACTGCGAGAAAAACTCCACCTCCAACCACTCTACCTAATGAGAGGGAGAAGCTGTTGGTTCGCAATTGAGTCGAAGTTGTTTGAAGTCTTGGTAGAGGAAGTCCGAGGGAAGTTAAAGGGTATCATCTTGGAGAGAAGTAGAGGCTTCTCCTCTTGGATTCGGTTCGGGGAGTTGAGTCTAAGGAACTTGTTGGAAGGAATTGAAGAATGTTGTAGGGAGGAAAAGGAAGGAAGATTGGTAAAAGTTTTAGAGGACGAGGGGGGAAGTTTAGGTTGGATAGGCGTGTTAACGGGGCGGGGAGGTTCGTCCTGTGTTATGTTGTCGACTTGGAGTCAAAGAGTAGGAGTTCCCTGAAGGAAAGGGGGTTGGGCCACTTTGGCTGAGAAACTCCGGGCCCTTGGGGTGGTTACTTGAGCTGAAGCAAAGACTGAAGCGATGTCTGTAGTTGGCAAGGCCAAGAAGAGCCTTGGCAAACGGTGGAGTGTGAGAAGAAGGCGTTTATGGATGTTGCCAGAGAGCCGACTGGAAGGATAGGAGATGCATTTTGGCTATAGCTTGAAGATAGAGAGTTGAGGGGTAGGGAGGACTTGTTGGGTTGTTGCTTAGTTGGTAGGTGGGGTGATGGGCCAATGTTGGAGTTGGATCTGGCCTCGCTAAGGAGATGAGGGGAGCGCCTTTGGAATCTTAAGGGGGGAGTGAGATTCTCGAAGCTGGGAGGAGCATTTTTTATGCTGGGGTTTGAAGATGGGGAAGAGGCAAAGAGAGTGTTAAAGAGGGGGGTGCGTCACTACAAGGAAACTTGCTGCATTTGGAGAGGTAGAGTGCGGAGGCGAGTTGCTTGTGCTTAGGTAGTCCAACCAAAGAAGTTTGAGTAAGGGTGGCGGGTCTCTCGCTTCACTATTGGAGTGGAGAGGTGTTCAAAAAAATTGGTGACTATTGTGGAGGCTTCGTTGAAGTGGATGATGAAACAAAGAGGTTTTCTCAGCTATAATGGGCTAGAATTTTGGTGAAGTCGGGGGGAAAAGATCTTCCGGGGACGTTGCATCTGGTGGTGAACTCTTCTTGTTATGCAGTCCAACTATAGTGGGAGGTGCCGCCGTGGGTATCTGTAATGGTGCCGATGAATAGGTTGAGAGGGAGTAAGGAGGAAAAGGTTAGGGAAGTGGGTTCACGCGCGGGGAGTAGGGTTTGGTGAAGGATTATTGGCATGTTGTAGGGGATGGTGGGTCTTGCACAGTCAGAGAGGTCAGGGGTGAAGAGAAAGGCGATGGAGACGAGTTTGCAAAAATCTCTGACGGTGTTATAGGCTTTGGGGAGGGTAGAGGAGAGAAGGGGGGTACATGGGTGTGCTTAAGAGCTAATAGAGGGTTTGTAGTTGTTAATGGTTGTGGGCCTATTAGGATGGATGCTTGGGCCCAAGAGGATGCAGGCTTGTCAAGGAAAAATGAAGgcccttaaaaaattttaaattgtggGTTAGGTCGTGCTATAAAGGAAGATGAGGGGTGCGAGCCTAGATCCGTTTGGGAAGTGGGGCAGTCCAGTGGGGTAGCGGAGAAGGATTCGATTCCGGACCGGGTCTTTTTGGGCGAGTATTTAAAATAGGGTAGGGCATCAGGAAGTTGCCTGTTCTCCCAGAGATGGAATGCCAAAGTAGAAATGTTCGGTGGAAAGGGGATTGTAGAGGCA is part of the Vitis riparia cultivar Riparia Gloire de Montpellier isolate 1030 chromosome 17, EGFV_Vit.rip_1.0, whole genome shotgun sequence genome and harbors:
- the LOC117905170 gene encoding uncharacterized protein LOC117905170 isoform X1, whose amino-acid sequence is MGTVIDSHFLALTAIVTVGYQFLFFIITALLKFDKVTDFAGSTNFVILAVLTLVLKGTWHFRQVVLTLLVVIWGLRLGIFLLMRILQWGEDRRFDEMRSNLGKLAVFWTFQAVWVWTVSLPVTIVNASGRDPSLQAADIIGWIMWSVGITIEASADQQKLSFKNSPENRGKWCNVGVWKYTRHPNYFGEILLWWGIFVASTPVLEGAEWLVILGPIFLTLLLLFVSGIPLLEESADKKFGNVAGYRLYKSTTSPLFPLPPMVYGNLPAWFKTTFLLELPFYSRNLPQEGQNWYGTDRKQSSSGVKMG
- the LOC117905170 gene encoding uncharacterized protein LOC117905170 isoform X2, translated to MGTVIDSHFLALTAIVTVGYQFLFFIITALLKFDKVTDFAGSTNFVILAVLTLVLKGTWHFRQVVLTLLVVIWGLRLGIFLLMRILQWGEDRRFDEMRSNLGKLAVFWTFQAVWVWTVSLPVTIVNASGRDPSLQAADIIGWIMWSVGITIEASADQQKLSFKNSPENRGKWCNVGVWKYTRHPNYFGEILLWWGIFVASTPVLEGAEWLVILGPIFLTLLLLFVSGIPLLEESADKKFGNVAGYRLYKSTTSPLFPLPPMVYGNLPAWFKTTFLLELPFYSRNLPQEGQN